CGAAGAGGCTGAAGGCGAAGCGCTGCTCGCTCAGGTCGATCAGGCCGATGACCTTGGAGGCCTTGGCGCCGGGAGACGGCACCGCTGGGATGTCGCAGAGCTGCTCCAGGGTCTCGGCGTCGAAGACCTTGACGCCGCCCGGCTCGTAGTTGGAGACCGCGATCAGCTTGCCGTCCTGGGAGATGGCCCCGCCGATGCTGTTGCCGCCCTGGACGACACGCTTGATGAGGCTCCGCGTCAGCAGGTCGACCTTGGTGAGGCCGCCGTCGCGACCGAAGACGTAGGCGTAGCGCCCGTCGCGCGAGAAGACCAGCGATGCGTGGGATAGGTCTCCGAGCCCGGTGATCGCCCCAAGGACCGTCCGGCCCGTGGTCTCGACCACCTGCACCCGGCCGGCGGCGCGCTCGATCACCACGCCCAGGTCACCAGTGCCGCGTACCGCCTGGCTGGCGCGCAAGAGGTGAGAGCAGCCGCCGAGCGAGACCGCGAGGCCCAGGGTCAAGAGGATTTTAAGGCGCATCGGTGAAGCCTTTCTGAAGCAAGCGGGCGATCCAGGTCGCCTCGTCCTCGGTGAGAAGAGGGCGCCAGGGAGGCATGGCGGTGCCGGGCACCCCGTCGAGGATGACGCGGGCCAGGGCCTCGGTGGACTTGCCCTTCAGGTTCTCGGGCAGGATCGCGGGCCCGAGCCCTCCCTTGAAGCGCAGGCCGTGGCACGAGCCGCAATCCTGCTGGACCATGTAGCGCAGCTCCGCCTGACGCGCGGGATTCGGCTCGGAGGCGGCCGACGCGCAGAGGGCCCAGGCAAGCACGCCCGGTATCGCTAGCAGGGCGATCGCACCGAAGCGGCTACGCATGAGCGCTGAACTCCTCGGTCGGGTGAGCAGGCGTCCACGCGAGGGTCTCGGCCAGGCTGACCACCTTGCCGATCACGATGAGGGTAGGGGGCTTGAAGGCCTTGCGGGCGATCTCGGTCGCGAGGCCGGCCAGCGTCGTGATGGCCACCCGCTGGCGCGGGGTGGTGCCGTTCTCGATCAGACCGACGGGGGTATCGCGGTCCAGGCCGGCCGCGATGAGGCGATCGCTGATGACGTCGGCGTTCGCGGTGCCCATGTAGACCGCCAGGGTGGTGTTCGGATCCGCCAGGGACTCCCAGTCGAGCTCGAGTGGGACGCCTTCGCGGCAGTGACCGGTCACGAAGCGGACCCCGGTCGCGAGGCCCCGGTGAGTGAGAGGGATACCGGCGTAGGCGCTGCAGGCCGAGGCCGAGGTGATGCCCGGGACCACCTCGAACGGGATGCCGTGAGCAGCGAGCTCTTCGGCCTCCTCGCTGCCGCGCCCGAAGACGAAGGGGTCGCCCCCCTTGAGGCGGACCACGCGGCGGCCCGCCTTGGCGAGCTTGACCAGGCGCTCGTTGATCTGGTCCTGCGGCACAGAGTGGCGGCTCGCGGCCTTGCCTACGTAGACGCGCATGACCCCGGGCGGCAAGAGCGCGAGGACGGCCTCGCTGACCAGGCGATCGTAGATGACCACGTCGGCCTCGCGCAGCAGGCGAAGGGCCTTGAGGGTCAAGAGCTCGGGATCCCCGGGCCCAGCCCCGACGAGATAGACGCATCCGGTGTTCATGGTGTCCCCCTGAGGTGAAGGGTGGGGGCAGGGCGTGCCCTGCCCCCGGTGATGCCTAGTAAATGTCGTGCATCGTGTTGTAGACGTTGAATTTGCCGGTCGGGGTGATGAGGCGCTTGTCCTTGATGACCGTCTTCACCTTCCGGGTCTTGTCGTCGAACACGACCAGCGCGGACTCCTGGTCCTTGGGGGCCCAGACCGAGAACCAGATCTCGTCGCCCTTGACGTTGTACTCGCCCTGGACGACGCGGCCGCCGGGCACACCCGCCGCCTTGACGACGTTGATGATCGCGGGGTCCTGGTCAGGCTGCTTGACGTTCCAGACAGCCACCGACTCGCTGATCTCCTTCTCGGGGTTGAGCGGGGTGTCCACCCAGAGGTTGTTGGACTTGGGGTGGGTCTTGAGGAACAATGAGCCGCCGCCCTGGCCGTAGAGGGTCCGGACGACCTTCCAGGCCTGCTTGGGATGCTTGATGGGGTCGGTCCCGATCAAGGTGATCGAATCGTCGCCCAGGTGGCCGGTGGCCCAGACGGGCCCGAACTGGGGATCGACCCAGTTGGCGCCGCGGCCGGGGTGCGGGGTCTTGCCGACCTCGACGAGGGAGGCGAGCTTGTTGGTCTTGGTGTCGACCACCGCGATCTTGTTGGAGGCGTTGGCGGCGACCATGAAGTAGCGGCCGGTCGAGTCGAAGCCGCCGTCGTGCAGGAAGCGAGCCGCCTCGATCTCGGTGGCCGTCAGGTTCTTGAGGTCCTTGTAGTCGACCGCGAGGATCTTGCCCGTCTCCTTGACGTTCACGATGAAGGTCGGGTTGTAGTGCGAGGAGACGATCGAGGCCACGCGGGGCTCGGGGTGGAAGTCCTGGGTGTCGACGGTCATGCCGCGGGTCGAGACGATCTTGAGGGGCTTGAGGGTCTCGCCCTCCATGATCACGTACTGGGGCGGCCAGTAGGCGCCGGCGATCGCGTACTTGTCCTCGAAGCCCTTGAACTTGGAGGTCTCGACCGAGCGGGCTTCCATGCCGATCTTGATCTCGGCCACGTTGTCGGGGGTCTCCATCCACAGGTCGATCAGGTTGATCTTGCCGTCACGGCCGATGACGTAGAGGTAGCGGCCCGAGGCCGACATGCGCGAGATGTGGACCGCGTAGCCCGTCTTGACGATGGTGACGATCTTCTTGGAATCCCCGTCGATCAGGGCGACCTCGCCGCTGTCGCGCAGGGTCACCGAGAACAGGTTCTTGAGGTTGAGCTTGTTCAGCTGCTTCTTGGGGCGCTTGGCGGGGGGGACGATCTCCTTGTAGGAGGCCATCATCTCCTTCATCCCGAACTCGGGCGGCTGGGGCGGCTCCTGCATGACGTAGCGGGCCATGATGTCGACTTCGCCCGCAGTCAGCTCGTTGGAGGTCCCGAAGTTCGGCATGCCGCCCGGCGAGCCGTTGGTGATCATGTTCTTGAGGTACTCGTAGCCCCGCTTGCGGGTGATGTCGGTGGTGAGGGGCTTGCCGGTAGCGCCCTTGCGCAGGACCCCGTGGCAGCCGGCGCAGCGCTGGAAGAAGATCTCCTTGCCGCGATCGAACTCCTTGTCGGTCATGCTCGGCACCGAGGGCGTCTGCGCCTTGGCCATGAGGCCAGGGGCGAGGGGAATGGACGCCAGCATGGCAACGCCGGCCGTCAGGATCAGTTTCCGGTACATGGTGCGGTTCTCCTTGCGTGAGTTAGAAGCTCTGGGTCAGCGAGAGCGTGGGACCGAGGTCGTGGAACTTGAGCTTGTCGGT
This genomic window from bacterium contains:
- a CDS encoding cytochrome c produces the protein MRSRFGAIALLAIPGVLAWALCASAASEPNPARQAELRYMVQQDCGSCHGLRFKGGLGPAILPENLKGKSTEALARVILDGVPGTAMPPWRPLLTEDEATWIARLLQKGFTDAP
- the cobA gene encoding uroporphyrinogen-III C-methyltransferase, whose product is MNTGCVYLVGAGPGDPELLTLKALRLLREADVVIYDRLVSEAVLALLPPGVMRVYVGKAASRHSVPQDQINERLVKLAKAGRRVVRLKGGDPFVFGRGSEEAEELAAHGIPFEVVPGITSASACSAYAGIPLTHRGLATGVRFVTGHCREGVPLELDWESLADPNTTLAVYMGTANADVISDRLIAAGLDRDTPVGLIENGTTPRQRVAITTLAGLATEIARKAFKPPTLIVIGKVVSLAETLAWTPAHPTEEFSAHA
- a CDS encoding c-type cytochrome; protein product: MYRKLILTAGVAMLASIPLAPGLMAKAQTPSVPSMTDKEFDRGKEIFFQRCAGCHGVLRKGATGKPLTTDITRKRGYEYLKNMITNGSPGGMPNFGTSNELTAGEVDIMARYVMQEPPQPPEFGMKEMMASYKEIVPPAKRPKKQLNKLNLKNLFSVTLRDSGEVALIDGDSKKIVTIVKTGYAVHISRMSASGRYLYVIGRDGKINLIDLWMETPDNVAEIKIGMEARSVETSKFKGFEDKYAIAGAYWPPQYVIMEGETLKPLKIVSTRGMTVDTQDFHPEPRVASIVSSHYNPTFIVNVKETGKILAVDYKDLKNLTATEIEAARFLHDGGFDSTGRYFMVAANASNKIAVVDTKTNKLASLVEVGKTPHPGRGANWVDPQFGPVWATGHLGDDSITLIGTDPIKHPKQAWKVVRTLYGQGGGSLFLKTHPKSNNLWVDTPLNPEKEISESVAVWNVKQPDQDPAIINVVKAAGVPGGRVVQGEYNVKGDEIWFSVWAPKDQESALVVFDDKTRKVKTVIKDKRLITPTGKFNVYNTMHDIY